A section of the Chryseobacterium scophthalmum genome encodes:
- a CDS encoding alpha/beta hydrolase family protein → MKIIKNQNILISNPETKDFLADAFYPETNETLPLVIFVHGYKGYKDWGAWNLMAEKFAEAGFFFVKFNFSHNGTTVEDPENFADLEAFGNNNYSKELSDLNVVIDHFVKDLKIDDQKIILIGHSRGGGISIIKTCEDERINGLITLASVDTLERFPTKENFEKWKENGVYYVENGRTKQQMPHYFQFFEDFKNDEHRFDVERSMEMAKAQVLIIHGTHDESVDVKNAEHLHILNPTSELYLIENANHTFGAKEPWEDNALPKELNEVVEKSIKFIKQNI, encoded by the coding sequence ATGAAAATCATCAAAAATCAAAATATACTCATTTCAAATCCTGAAACTAAAGATTTTCTTGCGGATGCATTTTACCCTGAAACCAATGAGACACTACCTTTGGTAATTTTTGTTCATGGTTATAAAGGTTATAAAGATTGGGGTGCCTGGAATTTAATGGCAGAAAAGTTTGCAGAAGCAGGCTTTTTCTTTGTTAAATTTAATTTTTCGCATAATGGAACTACCGTTGAAGATCCTGAGAATTTTGCTGATTTGGAAGCTTTTGGAAATAATAATTATTCAAAAGAATTGTCAGATTTAAATGTTGTGATTGATCATTTCGTTAAAGATCTAAAAATTGATGACCAAAAAATAATATTAATCGGTCACAGTCGCGGAGGAGGAATTTCTATTATTAAAACCTGTGAAGACGAAAGAATTAACGGGTTGATTACTTTGGCAAGCGTTGATACTTTAGAGAGATTTCCTACAAAAGAAAATTTTGAAAAATGGAAAGAAAACGGAGTTTATTATGTAGAGAACGGAAGAACAAAGCAGCAAATGCCCCATTATTTCCAGTTTTTTGAAGACTTTAAAAATGATGAGCATCGCTTTGATGTAGAACGTTCGATGGAAATGGCAAAAGCTCAGGTTTTAATTATTCATGGAACCCATGATGAAAGTGTAGACGTGAAAAATGCGGAACATCTTCATATTTTAAATCCAACTTCAGAATTGTATCTTATTGAAAATGCAAACCATACATTTGGCGCAAAAGAACCTTGGGAAGATAATGCGCTACCAAAAGAGTTGAATGAAGTTGTTGAAAAGTCTATTAAATTTATCAAACAAAATATTTGA
- a CDS encoding leucine-rich repeat domain-containing protein, with protein MINQNVTKLDLSGQKLKVFPKEILELKNLKKLNLSNNLLKEIPKEIENLKLLETLDISNNRIENIYAKVFNLKKLKILNLNNNKIKSLPQQISNLQSLISLHLANNFIEFLPSELFSLYSLRELDLSRNKIKILSQKIENLSNLRKLWLNFLILEKFPVKELKGMSSLLSIYCYGTIETNPVIQKTFSELSKIKGNSITNLKFLETQKEIIKDLNNMNAQSELINNKIFISYSHQDKYWLDRIRTHLNVLKNSLNIKVDIWDDERLMTGDDWEEKINESLNNAGIAILVISTDFLASEFITRKEVPIILENAKKKGVKIMPIIVEPCLFTDSILSKYQAANPPSESLGSLQKAKAENYLLHLTKDIKNILLKKR; from the coding sequence ATGATAAACCAAAATGTAACAAAGCTTGATTTATCAGGACAGAAATTAAAGGTTTTTCCAAAAGAAATTTTAGAATTGAAAAATTTAAAAAAATTAAATCTATCTAATAATCTTCTTAAAGAAATACCTAAGGAAATTGAAAATCTTAAATTATTAGAGACATTAGACATTTCTAATAATCGAATCGAGAATATTTATGCAAAAGTATTTAATTTGAAGAAATTAAAAATTTTAAATTTAAACAACAACAAAATAAAATCTTTACCACAACAAATCAGCAACTTACAATCATTAATAAGCCTTCATTTAGCCAATAATTTTATTGAATTTTTACCTAGTGAACTATTTTCACTGTATTCTTTAAGAGAATTAGATTTAAGTAGAAATAAAATAAAAATTTTGTCCCAAAAAATTGAAAATCTATCTAATTTGAGAAAGTTATGGCTAAACTTTCTTATTTTAGAAAAATTCCCAGTAAAAGAATTGAAAGGTATGAGTAGTCTTTTGTCTATATATTGTTATGGTACAATTGAGACTAACCCCGTTATACAAAAAACATTTTCGGAGCTCTCTAAAATCAAAGGGAATTCAATAACGAATTTAAAATTTTTAGAAACACAAAAAGAAATAATTAAAGATTTAAATAACATGAATGCACAATCTGAGCTTATTAATAACAAAATATTCATCAGTTATTCTCATCAAGATAAATATTGGTTAGACAGAATAAGAACCCACCTTAATGTACTTAAAAACTCATTAAATATTAAAGTGGATATTTGGGACGATGAAAGACTTATGACAGGTGATGATTGGGAGGAAAAAATTAATGAATCTTTAAATAATGCTGGAATTGCCATTTTAGTTATCTCTACAGATTTTTTAGCTTCTGAATTTATTACGAGAAAAGAAGTGCCTATTATTTTAGAAAACGCAAAGAAAAAAGGCGTAAAAATAATGCCGATAATTGTTGAACCTTGTCTTTTTACAGACTCTATTTTAAGCAAATATCAAGCTGCTAATCCTCCAAGCGAATCATTAGGTTCGTTACAAAAAGCAAAGGCGGAAAATTATTTGTTGCATTTAACAAAAGACATAAAAAATATTCTTTTAAAAAAAAGATAG
- a CDS encoding alpha/beta hydrolase has protein sequence MIISTFGFSQKQKSTLLFEHANVSENIVYKTDETGKDIKLDIYRPKNTENKKRPVVMYVHGGAWVEGDKIITANNYVESTILKLLEKNYVVISINYRLVTENIHFPAPIQDTKDAVRWVRKNADKYNLDENNIGMWGVSAGAHLSLLSAYTQDKDFVGDSELSKYSAKVNYVVDNFGPTDMNRLLHTRAPKPLLLTVGLISKKIIDLRGKLIMGITGLNSKEDKKEIVEFCKTISPLHYTQNTVPTLILHGNKDKIAPIRHSKRLNKMLKKEETTHQFIIVKKGNHGFSTTEKAYQEELNNAMVDFILSQEKVNFVNH, from the coding sequence TTGATAATTTCCACGTTTGGATTTTCACAAAAACAGAAAAGTACGCTCCTTTTTGAGCACGCCAATGTCTCAGAAAATATTGTTTACAAAACTGATGAAACGGGTAAAGATATTAAGCTTGATATTTACCGTCCGAAAAATACAGAAAATAAAAAACGTCCCGTTGTGATGTACGTTCACGGCGGAGCTTGGGTTGAAGGTGATAAAATAATTACTGCAAATAATTACGTTGAAAGCACCATTTTAAAACTTTTAGAAAAAAACTATGTTGTTATCAGTATTAATTATCGTCTAGTTACTGAAAATATTCATTTTCCGGCACCGATTCAGGACACAAAAGACGCAGTGAGATGGGTTCGCAAAAATGCAGATAAATACAATCTTGATGAAAACAATATTGGAATGTGGGGCGTTTCTGCAGGTGCACATCTTTCGCTTTTAAGCGCTTATACTCAGGATAAAGATTTTGTGGGAGATTCAGAACTTTCAAAATATTCGGCAAAAGTAAATTATGTGGTTGATAATTTTGGACCGACTGATATGAACAGGCTTCTTCATACCCGTGCTCCAAAACCACTTTTGTTGACTGTAGGTTTAATTTCAAAAAAAATTATTGATTTGAGAGGTAAGCTTATTATGGGAATTACAGGCTTGAACAGCAAAGAAGATAAAAAGGAAATTGTAGAATTCTGTAAAACGATTTCTCCTCTACATTATACTCAAAATACAGTTCCAACATTAATTTTGCATGGCAACAAAGATAAAATTGCACCTATAAGACATTCTAAAAGACTCAACAAAATGTTGAAGAAAGAGGAAACAACTCATCAATTTATTATTGTAAAAAAAGGAAATCACGGGTTTTCCACAACAGAAAAAGCGTATCAGGAGGAACTTAACAACGCAATGGTTGATTTTATATTATCTCAGGAAAAAGTCAATTTTGTCAATCATTAG
- the fahA gene encoding fumarylacetoacetase — protein sequence MKSFVEYSSNSDFSIHNIPFGVTVFNKEFIGCCTRIGDQIIDLATLYDLGYFEDIEGLDDNIFEAYTLNEFIELGKPVTNAVRLKIQELLLEGSILSKDEKTIEEAFYDVDQVKMMMPVHIPNYTDFYSSIEHATNVGKMFRDPANALLPNWKHLPVGYHGRASSIVVSGTEINRPKGQMKPADADKPVFGPCKQLDFELEMAFIVNKNTEMGESISTKDAENAIFGMVVFNDWSARDIQSWEYVPLGPFLAKNFGSSVSPWVVTLEALEPFKTTSPTQDPEVLDYLKFEGDKNYDINLEVYLQPENGEENLISESNYKHMYWNMTQQLAHHTVNGCNVEVGDLYASGTISGSDPKSFGSMLELTWRGQNPIQLSNGQERKFIDDNDTITMKAWAEKDGVRVGFGEVAGKIIPTK from the coding sequence ATGAAATCATTTGTAGAATATTCATCAAATTCAGACTTTTCAATCCACAATATTCCTTTCGGAGTAACTGTTTTCAATAAAGAATTCATAGGATGTTGTACAAGAATCGGAGATCAGATTATAGATCTTGCAACCTTGTATGATCTTGGTTACTTTGAAGATATCGAAGGTCTTGATGACAATATTTTTGAAGCATACACTTTAAATGAATTTATTGAACTTGGAAAACCTGTAACCAACGCTGTACGTCTTAAAATACAGGAATTATTGCTTGAAGGTTCTATTTTGTCTAAAGATGAAAAAACCATTGAAGAAGCATTTTACGATGTAGATCAGGTAAAAATGATGATGCCTGTTCATATTCCAAACTATACAGATTTTTACAGCAGCATTGAGCATGCAACTAACGTTGGGAAAATGTTCAGAGATCCGGCAAATGCACTACTTCCGAACTGGAAACATTTACCGGTAGGTTATCACGGAAGAGCTTCATCAATTGTGGTTTCAGGAACAGAAATCAACCGTCCGAAAGGTCAGATGAAACCTGCAGATGCAGATAAGCCTGTTTTCGGACCTTGCAAACAATTGGATTTTGAATTGGAAATGGCATTTATTGTCAATAAAAATACCGAAATGGGCGAAAGTATCTCTACAAAAGATGCCGAAAACGCTATTTTCGGAATGGTCGTTTTCAACGACTGGTCTGCAAGAGATATTCAATCTTGGGAATACGTTCCGTTGGGACCATTTTTGGCGAAAAATTTCGGTTCATCAGTTTCTCCATGGGTAGTTACTTTGGAAGCTTTAGAGCCATTCAAAACCACTTCTCCAACACAAGATCCTGAAGTTTTGGATTATTTAAAATTTGAAGGCGATAAAAATTACGATATCAATTTAGAAGTTTATTTACAGCCTGAAAACGGTGAAGAAAATTTAATTTCTGAAAGCAACTACAAACACATGTACTGGAACATGACTCAACAATTGGCTCATCACACGGTAAATGGTTGCAACGTAGAAGTTGGTGATCTATACGCAAGCGGAACGATTTCAGGAAGTGATCCTAAATCTTTCGGTTCTATGCTTGAATTAACATGGAGAGGACAAAACCCAATTCAGTTAAGCAACGGACAGGAAAGAAAATTCATCGACGATAATGATACCATTACTATGAAAGCTTGGGCTGAAAAAGACGGCGTTAGAGTTGGTTTTGGTGAGGTTGCTGGTAAAATTATTCCTACAAAGTAA
- a CDS encoding HipA family kinase encodes MSDLRTVTVQRYILPLREGGSLPALAEADDDFKYVLKFRGAGHGVKMLISEFLGGKITEALGLPIPELVFANLDVDFGRTEADEEIQDLLKNSEGLNLGLHYLSGSIAYDSSVKVDSLLASKIVWLDAFITNIDRTFKNTNLLMWHKELWIIDNGASFYFHHSWQNFDAAAKTPFKYVKDHVLLPQATKLDEADQFAHSVLNETLFREIVNTIPQDWLQWNDAEESPDEIREIYFNFLKTRLENSQIFINEAHNARG; translated from the coding sequence ATGTCAGATTTAAGAACAGTTACTGTACAACGTTATATCCTTCCGCTTCGTGAAGGAGGCTCACTTCCTGCTTTGGCAGAAGCAGATGATGATTTTAAATATGTTTTAAAATTTCGTGGAGCCGGTCATGGTGTAAAAATGTTGATCTCAGAATTTTTAGGAGGAAAAATTACGGAAGCTTTGGGATTACCAATTCCAGAGCTGGTTTTTGCCAATCTTGATGTAGATTTTGGAAGAACGGAAGCCGATGAGGAAATTCAGGATTTATTGAAAAATTCTGAAGGATTAAATTTAGGACTTCATTATCTTTCAGGTTCTATTGCTTATGATTCGAGTGTGAAAGTTGATTCGCTTCTGGCTTCAAAAATCGTTTGGCTGGATGCGTTTATCACCAATATAGACCGTACTTTTAAGAATACTAATCTTTTAATGTGGCACAAAGAATTATGGATTATCGACAACGGTGCGTCTTTTTATTTCCATCACTCATGGCAGAATTTTGATGCGGCTGCGAAAACTCCTTTTAAATATGTAAAAGACCACGTTTTGCTTCCACAGGCAACGAAATTAGATGAGGCAGATCAATTTGCTCATTCCGTTTTAAATGAAACTTTGTTCAGAGAAATCGTCAATACAATTCCGCAGGATTGGTTGCAGTGGAATGATGCTGAAGAAAGTCCGGACGAAATCCGTGAAATTTATTTCAACTTTCTGAAGACCCGATTAGAAAATTCTCAAATCTTTATAAACGAAGCCCACAATGCAAGAGGATAA
- a CDS encoding carbon starvation protein A, whose product MEFLNGINALTLVFTSLLIFAIAYRFYGIYLANKVLRLNDKNTTPAVEFADGKDYVATNKNVLFGHHFAAIAAAGPLVGPVLAAQFGYLPGAIWILIGCVLGGGVHDMVVLFASVRHKGQSLATIASKEIGKTTGTVAGFAILFILILTLAGLSLACINAMHEASWSLFTVVITMPIAIIMGLIMRYRKNSVTFASILGGVLLIAGIIGGHNLMQNETMNNMFTWDITTISIAIPLYGFLASVLPVWLLLVPRDYLSTYLKIGTIIMLAIGVIVIHPTIQMPALTEFINGGGPVIGGPVLPFIFIVIACGAISGFHAVIATGTTPKMLNREKEILFVGYGAMLVEGFVALMALIAACTLMPGDYFAINTPKETYDAFLATHPSLHGVEIDYFSERIGIDLHGRTGGAVSLAVGMAHIFNKIPYMDQLMAYWYNFAIMFEAVFILTAIDAGTRVGRFFLQEMLGSVIPKFNDKNWTPGIIISSLLFTFAWGYLVFTGNVSSIWPLFGISNQLLAACGLIVCTTMLIRLNRGKYALCSAIPGVFMAIITFWAGYIQVMDIYIPKQQYLLATLAVVAMVLMLVVFVGAFRKWYQLLKVKTSHTDFYGETVKELVER is encoded by the coding sequence ATGGAATTTCTAAATGGAATTAATGCATTGACCTTGGTATTCACATCCCTGCTTATCTTTGCGATTGCTTACCGTTTTTACGGAATTTATTTAGCCAATAAAGTACTCCGTTTAAATGACAAAAACACAACTCCCGCTGTAGAATTTGCCGACGGAAAAGATTATGTTGCGACCAATAAAAATGTTCTTTTTGGACATCACTTTGCGGCCATTGCAGCAGCAGGACCATTGGTAGGTCCGGTTTTAGCAGCCCAATTTGGATATCTTCCCGGAGCAATCTGGATTTTAATTGGTTGTGTTTTAGGAGGTGGAGTTCACGATATGGTGGTACTTTTTGCATCCGTAAGACACAAAGGACAAAGTTTGGCAACCATTGCATCCAAAGAAATCGGAAAAACAACGGGAACGGTTGCCGGTTTTGCTATTTTATTCATCTTAATTTTAACACTTGCCGGACTTTCTTTAGCCTGTATTAATGCAATGCACGAAGCATCATGGTCATTATTTACTGTGGTTATTACGATGCCGATTGCGATTATCATGGGATTGATTATGCGTTACAGAAAGAACTCGGTGACTTTTGCAAGTATTTTGGGTGGTGTTCTTTTAATTGCCGGAATTATTGGTGGACATAATTTAATGCAGAATGAAACCATGAACAATATGTTTACATGGGACATTACAACCATTTCTATTGCAATTCCATTATACGGATTTTTGGCTTCTGTGTTGCCGGTTTGGTTACTTTTAGTTCCGAGAGATTACCTTTCAACTTATTTAAAAATCGGAACGATTATCATGTTGGCCATTGGCGTAATTGTGATTCATCCAACCATTCAAATGCCTGCTTTAACTGAATTTATTAACGGAGGAGGTCCCGTAATTGGCGGTCCTGTTTTACCTTTTATCTTTATTGTAATTGCATGTGGAGCGATTTCAGGTTTCCATGCGGTAATTGCAACCGGAACGACTCCGAAAATGCTGAACAGAGAAAAGGAAATTTTATTTGTAGGTTACGGAGCAATGCTTGTAGAAGGTTTTGTAGCATTAATGGCTTTAATTGCAGCTTGTACTTTGATGCCCGGAGATTATTTTGCTATCAACACACCAAAAGAAACGTATGATGCATTTTTAGCAACTCATCCAAGTTTACATGGTGTTGAAATTGATTATTTTTCTGAAAGAATAGGAATTGATTTACACGGAAGAACCGGAGGTGCTGTTTCTTTAGCAGTCGGAATGGCGCATATTTTCAATAAAATTCCATACATGGATCAGTTGATGGCATATTGGTACAATTTCGCGATTATGTTTGAAGCGGTATTTATTTTAACCGCAATTGATGCAGGAACTAGAGTTGGAAGATTTTTCTTGCAGGAAATGTTGGGATCTGTTATTCCTAAATTCAATGATAAAAACTGGACTCCCGGAATTATCATCAGTAGTTTATTGTTCACATTTGCTTGGGGATATCTGGTTTTTACCGGAAATGTAAGCAGCATTTGGCCGCTCTTCGGAATTAGCAATCAGTTGCTCGCAGCCTGCGGTTTGATCGTCTGCACCACAATGCTCATCAGATTAAATCGAGGAAAATATGCACTTTGCTCTGCGATACCTGGAGTTTTCATGGCAATTATTACATTTTGGGCTGGTTATATTCAGGTAATGGATATTTATATTCCAAAACAGCAATATTTATTGGCAACTTTAGCCGTTGTAGCAATGGTTTTAATGCTTGTTGTCTTTGTTGGCGCATTCAGAAAATGGTATCAATTATTAAAAGTCAAAACTTCACATACCGATTTCTATGGCGAAACAGTGAAGGAATTGGTGGAAAGATAA
- a CDS encoding ATP-dependent helicase, with translation MEDYLKGLNESQFEAVTTLQGPLMVLAGAGSGKTRVLTMRIAHLITNGVDPFNILSLTFTNKAAKEMKERIAKVVGQSNARSLWMGTFHSVFARILRSEAHYLGYPSNFTIYDQQDALNVIRKVLKDMNIDADLYKPKKVQARISNYKNNLITVKAYYNNPELMEADEKANMKFIGKIYEKYVDACFKNGSMDFDDLLLKTNELLTRFPEVLAKYQDRFRYILVDEYQDTNHSQYLIVKALASKFENICVVGDDAQSIYSFRGANIYNILNFKKDYPDAVTVSLEQNYRSTQNIVNAANVVIAKNLQQFKKNVFSENEEGEKIKVYRSLSDADEANFVAGNIWELRNREQRKFSDFAILYRTNSQTRAFEDSLRRKNIPYKVYGGLSFYQRKEVKDLIGYLRLLVNENDSEALMRIINYPTRGIGETTQNKLIVFADSQNLPVSKVLDNLGIYAPQLKFNNGVLTKLSDFWSMIKAFQVLLKTETAYSVAMEVAKRSGLIKFLKDDQTPEGISRVENVQELMNSMQGFIEEQMQIEDGDPSLPNFLENIALSADTQRKDDEEDMVSLMTIHLSKGLEFPVVHLVGLEENLFPSFMSSATREDLEEERRLFYVALTRAEKQAFFSYAVSRFQWGKITDAEPSRFLSEVDKEYIEFLNPAIEKRFINNSGITSNIFDEHPSEMKSFKKIEKKTISKTENDKPIAEPRKLKPVATARIINPSGASSQDIEVGDKVRHDRFGIGEVKFLDGTDPQNIKAKVVFLHEGEKNLILKYAKLTKI, from the coding sequence ATGGAGGATTATTTGAAAGGACTGAATGAATCACAATTTGAAGCCGTTACCACTTTACAGGGACCTTTGATGGTACTTGCAGGAGCAGGTTCCGGAAAAACACGTGTACTCACAATGCGTATTGCGCATTTGATTACCAATGGAGTAGACCCTTTCAATATTTTGTCTTTAACTTTTACCAATAAAGCGGCTAAAGAAATGAAAGAACGTATTGCGAAAGTTGTAGGGCAAAGCAATGCGAGAAGTCTTTGGATGGGAACTTTTCACTCCGTTTTTGCAAGAATTTTGAGAAGTGAAGCACATTATCTAGGTTATCCTTCCAACTTTACTATTTACGATCAGCAGGATGCTTTGAATGTCATCAGAAAAGTTCTGAAAGACATGAATATTGATGCTGATTTGTATAAACCTAAAAAAGTTCAGGCTAGAATTTCCAATTATAAAAATAACCTGATTACCGTAAAAGCATATTATAACAATCCTGAATTAATGGAAGCTGACGAAAAAGCCAACATGAAATTCATCGGAAAAATTTATGAAAAATATGTAGATGCCTGTTTCAAAAATGGTTCGATGGATTTTGATGATTTATTGTTGAAAACCAATGAACTTTTAACAAGATTTCCGGAAGTTTTAGCAAAATATCAGGATAGATTCAGATATATTTTGGTAGATGAGTACCAAGATACGAACCACTCTCAGTATTTGATTGTGAAAGCTTTGGCTTCAAAATTTGAAAATATTTGTGTGGTAGGAGACGATGCACAGTCTATTTACTCTTTCCGTGGTGCAAATATTTATAATATTTTAAATTTCAAAAAAGATTACCCTGATGCGGTAACTGTTTCTTTGGAACAGAATTACCGTTCGACACAAAATATTGTTAATGCAGCAAATGTTGTCATTGCAAAAAACCTTCAGCAGTTCAAGAAAAATGTTTTCAGTGAAAATGAGGAAGGGGAAAAAATTAAAGTGTACCGCTCACTTTCCGATGCTGATGAAGCCAATTTCGTAGCCGGAAATATTTGGGAGCTTAGAAACAGAGAACAGAGAAAATTCAGCGATTTCGCGATTTTATACCGTACCAATTCTCAAACAAGAGCTTTTGAAGACTCTTTGAGACGTAAAAATATTCCGTATAAAGTGTATGGAGGTTTGTCTTTCTACCAAAGAAAAGAGGTAAAAGATTTGATCGGTTATCTTCGTCTTTTGGTCAACGAAAATGACTCGGAAGCTTTGATGAGAATCATCAATTATCCGACAAGAGGAATTGGTGAAACCACTCAAAATAAATTAATTGTTTTTGCAGATTCACAAAATCTTCCAGTATCTAAAGTTTTAGACAATTTGGGGATTTATGCTCCGCAATTGAAATTTAATAATGGTGTTTTAACCAAACTAAGTGATTTTTGGTCGATGATTAAAGCGTTTCAGGTTTTGCTTAAAACAGAAACAGCGTACAGCGTTGCAATGGAAGTGGCAAAGCGAAGCGGTTTGATTAAATTTTTAAAAGACGACCAAACTCCGGAAGGAATTTCGCGTGTAGAAAACGTTCAGGAATTAATGAACTCGATGCAGGGTTTCATTGAAGAACAGATGCAGATTGAAGATGGTGATCCTAGTTTGCCGAATTTTCTTGAAAATATTGCGCTTTCCGCCGATACACAAAGAAAAGATGACGAGGAAGATATGGTTTCTTTAATGACGATTCACCTTTCAAAAGGTCTTGAGTTTCCGGTTGTACATTTAGTTGGATTAGAAGAAAATCTTTTTCCAAGTTTTATGAGTTCGGCAACTCGTGAAGATTTGGAAGAAGAAAGACGTTTGTTTTACGTTGCTTTAACAAGAGCTGAAAAACAGGCATTTTTCTCATACGCAGTTTCACGTTTTCAGTGGGGAAAAATTACTGATGCCGAACCTTCACGATTTTTAAGTGAAGTTGATAAAGAATATATTGAGTTTTTGAACCCGGCGATTGAGAAGAGATTCATCAACAATTCTGGAATTACGTCTAATATTTTTGATGAGCATCCTTCTGAAATGAAGAGCTTTAAAAAGATAGAAAAGAAAACCATCTCTAAAACTGAAAATGATAAACCGATTGCTGAACCAAGAAAATTAAAACCTGTAGCGACAGCAAGGATCATCAACCCAAGCGGAGCTTCTTCACAAGATATTGAGGTTGGTGATAAAGTAAGACACGATCGTTTCGGAATCGGAGAAGTAAAATTCTTAGACGGAACTGATCCGCAAAATATCAAAGCGAAAGTGGTTTTCTTACATGAAGGTGAGAAGAATTTGATCTTGAAATATGCTAAACTGACGAAAATTTAG
- a CDS encoding flavin reductase family protein: MKTVIPSEITPVQLQIIMQTAVSPRPIALASTVDKNGKINLSPFSFFNMFSTVPPILIFSPSRRVRDNTTKHTLENVLETSEVVIGTVNFPIVQQISLASTEYGDGVNEFIKSGLTMKDADLVTPKLIEECPVNFECKVLEVKSLGDQGGAGNLVICDVQKIHIREEYLNEEGNLDQKKLDMVARLGGNWYSRNNENNLFEVPKPLVTKGIGFDLLPDAIKLSKVFTGNDLGMLANVEILPSENCHNDENIHLEAQKLLLDSKIEEAWKILVK, translated from the coding sequence ATGAAAACAGTAATCCCATCCGAAATAACTCCTGTACAACTACAAATAATAATGCAGACTGCCGTTTCACCACGTCCAATCGCATTAGCTTCTACAGTTGATAAAAATGGAAAGATCAATTTATCACCATTCAGTTTCTTTAATATGTTCAGCACGGTTCCTCCGATTTTGATTTTTTCACCATCGAGAAGAGTACGCGACAATACAACAAAACATACTTTAGAAAATGTTTTGGAAACTTCTGAAGTAGTAATCGGAACCGTTAATTTTCCAATTGTACAACAGATTTCTTTAGCTTCGACAGAATATGGCGACGGAGTGAACGAATTCATCAAGTCCGGATTAACGATGAAAGATGCCGATCTGGTTACACCTAAATTAATCGAAGAATGTCCTGTTAATTTTGAATGTAAAGTTTTAGAAGTAAAATCTCTAGGAGATCAAGGCGGTGCGGGCAATTTGGTCATTTGTGACGTACAGAAAATCCACATCAGAGAAGAATATCTGAATGAAGAAGGAAACCTGGATCAGAAAAAACTAGATATGGTTGCACGTCTTGGCGGAAACTGGTATTCTAGAAATAATGAAAATAATCTTTTTGAAGTTCCAAAACCATTGGTTACGAAAGGAATTGGATTTGATTTACTTCCGGATGCTATAAAACTTAGCAAAGTATTTACAGGAAACGATTTGGGAATGTTAGCTAATGTAGAAATTTTACCTTCTGAAAACTGTCATAATGACGAAAATATTCATTTGGAAGCTCAAAAACTATTATTGGATAGTAAAATTGAAGAAGCCTGGAAAATTTTAGTTAAATAA
- a CDS encoding bacteriocin-like protein has protein sequence MKKSNLKKLSRAAQKSISGGVGGLEPIQCATGCHKNYIGDGQGVLCIVPPCQSPNFGTQSKDANGNWQCCY, from the coding sequence ATGAAAAAATCAAATTTAAAAAAATTAAGCAGAGCAGCTCAGAAAAGTATCTCAGGAGGAGTAGGAGGTCTAGAACCAATACAATGTGCAACAGGCTGCCACAAAAATTATATTGGTGATGGACAAGGCGTGTTATGCATTGTACCTCCATGTCAATCTCCTAATTTTGGAACACAAAGCAAAGATGCTAATGGAAATTGGCAATGCTGTTACTAA
- a CDS encoding DUF3037 domain-containing protein → MQEDKIYEYAVIRLVPKVEREEFFNIGLVLFSKKEKFIKVEFYLCPDKFKLMHSKLDYDDITKNLESFKNIAEGKKEGGPIALLEIPDRFRWLTAVRSAVVQTSRPHPGKSKDLNQTFGKLFSELVK, encoded by the coding sequence ATGCAAGAGGATAAGATATACGAATACGCCGTAATACGTTTGGTACCGAAGGTTGAAAGAGAAGAGTTTTTCAACATTGGACTGGTTTTGTTTTCGAAAAAAGAAAAATTTATCAAAGTAGAGTTTTATCTCTGTCCTGATAAATTTAAACTTATGCACAGCAAACTCGATTATGATGATATTACTAAAAACCTTGAGAGTTTTAAAAATATTGCTGAAGGAAAAAAAGAAGGCGGTCCGATTGCTTTACTCGAAATTCCAGACAGATTCCGTTGGCTGACCGCGGTGAGAAGTGCAGTTGTACAAACCTCAAGACCACATCCCGGAAAATCGAAAGATTTAAACCAAACTTTTGGTAAGCTTTTTAGCGAATTGGTAAAGTAA